The following proteins come from a genomic window of Misgurnus anguillicaudatus chromosome 10, ASM2758022v2, whole genome shotgun sequence:
- the LOC129447972 gene encoding uncharacterized protein encodes MKTIVILSLAVFTGCQISCINAEKPNPHLEHLKDLFWSYIAQATHTTDKTAEKINEPQIGQDVSTSPTQDSDQYITTIKNHMDVVAKEWMSNVAKEAEVLKELLEQDLMTLKDQLESYADNIKSQIQQRVEELGATMTSYADSLYSETLNDTLLQTSEELKSKA; translated from the exons ATGAAGACTATTGTGATTCTTTCTCTGGCTGTTTTTACAG GTTGCCAAATAAGTTGTATTAATGCTGAGAAGCCCAATCCACATCTGGAACACTTAAAAGATTTGTTCTGGAGCTACATTGCCCAAGCAACACACACTACTGACAAAACAGCAGAGAAGATCAACGAACCCCAGATTGGACAGGATGTCAG TACCAGCCCAACACAGGACTCTGATCAGTATATCACCACCATCAAGAATCACATGGACGTAGTGGCTAAAGAGTGGATGAGCAATGTCGCTAAAGAGGCTGAAGTTTTAAAAGAACTTCTGGAGCAAGATCTGATGACATTGAAAGACCAACTAGAGTCCTACGCTGATAACATCAAGAGCCAAATACAGCAGAGAGTTGAGGAGCTCGGGGCTACCATGACTTCATATGCAGATTCCCTTTATTCTGAGACCTTAAATGACACTCTGCTCCAGACAAGTGAGGAGCTGAAGAGCAAAGCGTGA
- the LOC129447974 gene encoding uncharacterized protein has protein sequence MCQLHPHLFFRLDTVENKTMKVLVVLALAVFTGCQANLFYADEPKPQLEQLTDAFWSYVAKATHTAEETVQMIRNSQLGQDVNARLTQSADMASEYAVTLKKHVDPLTEELMTKITKEAEVLRERLGQDLLSVRDKLEPYADNIKSQIQQRVEDLRTAMAPYADSLDSETLKATLLQKSEELKGSVEESVKELQAQLEPYTADIKKKVDQHLEEFQKTVNPMAEDLQAQIAERAKMVQQSLTPYAEDLKEKLDPYAQDLKAQLTSLYESFVKTN, from the exons ATGTGTCAGCTACATCCTCACTTGTTCTTCAGGCTGGACACTGTGGAAAATAAAACCATGAAGGTCCTTGTGGTGCTCGCCCTTGCTGTATTTACAG GTTGCCAAGCAAACCTCTTTTATGCTGATGAGCCCAAGCCACAGCTGGAGCAGTTGACTGATGCATTCTGGAGTTATGTTGCTAAAGCAACGCACACCGCTGAGGAGACCGTCCAGATGATCAGGAATTCCCAACTGGGGCAAGATGTCAA TGCTCGACTGACACAGAGTGCTGATATGGCGAGTGAATATGCCGTCACCCTCAAGAAACATGTGGATCCTCTGACTGAAGAGCTGATGACCAAAATTACCAAGGAGGCTGAAGTGTTGAGAGAGCGTCTGGGTCAGGACCTGTTGTCAGTGAGAGACAAACTGGAGCCCTATGCCGACAACATCAAGAGCCAAATTCAGCAGAGAGTTGAGGATCTCAGGACCGCCATGGCTCCATATGCAGATTCCCTGGATTCTGAGACCCTGAAGGCCACTCTGCTCCAGAAAAGTGAAGAGCTGAAGGGAAGCGTGGAGGAGAGCGTGAAGGAGCTGCAAGCTCAGCTGGAGCCCTACACCGCTGATATCAAAAAGAAAGTGGACCAACATCTGGAGGAGTTTCAGAAGACCGTGAACCCAATGGCTGAGGATCTCCAAGCCCAGATTGCTGAGAGAGCAAAGATGGTTCAACAGAGTCTAACACCCTATGCTGAAGACCTGAAGGAAAAGCTGGACCCCTATGCTCAGGATCTGAAGGCCCAGCTCACCTCCCTCTATGAGTCCTTTGTCAAGACCAACTAA
- the LOC129448896 gene encoding uncharacterized protein: protein MCQLHPHLFFRLDTVENKTMKVLVVLALAVFTGCQANLFYADEPKPQLEQLTDAFWSYVAKATHTAEETVQMIRNSQLGQEVNARLTQSADMASEYAVTLKKHVDPLTEELMTKITKEAEVLRERLGQDLLSVRDKLEPYADNIKSQIQQRVEDLRTAMAPYADSLDSETLKATLLQKSEELKGSVEESVKELQAQLEPYTADIKEKVDQHLQEFQKTVNPMAEDLQAQIAERAKMVQQSLTPYAEDLKEKLDPYAQDLKAQLTSLYESFVKTN from the exons ATGTGTCAGCTACATCCTCACTTGTTCTTCAGGCTGGACACTGTGGAAAATAAAACCATGAAGGTCCTTGTGGTGCTCGCCCTTGCTGTATTTACAG GTTGCCAAGCAAACCTATTTTATGCTGATGAGCCCAAGCCACAGCTGGAGCAGCTGACTGATGCATTCTGGAGTTATGTTGCTAAAGCAACACACACCGCTGAGGAGACCGTCCAGATGATCAGGAATTCCCAACTGGGGCAAGAAGTCAA TGCTCGACTGACACAGAGTGCTGATATGGCCAGTGAATATGCCGTCACCCTCAAGAAACATGTGGATCCTCTGACCGAAGAACTGATGACCAAAATCACCAAGGAGGCTGAAGTGTTGAGAGAGCGTCTGGGTCAGGACCTGTTGTCAGTGAGAGACAAACTGGAGCCCTATGCCGACAACATCAAGAGCCAAATTCAGCAGAGAGTTGAGGACCTCAGGACCGCCATGGCTCCATATGCAGATTCCTTGGATTCTGAGACCCTGAAGGCCACTCTGCTCCAGAAAAGTGAGGAGCTGAAGGGAAGCGTGGAGGAGAGCGTGAAAGAGCTGCAAGCTCAGCTGGAGCCCTACACCGCTGATATCAAGGAGAAAGTGGACCAACATCTGCAGGAGTTTCAGAAGACCGTGAACCCAATGGCTGAGGATCTCCAAGCCCAGATTGCTGAGAGAGCAAAGATGGTTCAACAGAGTCTAACACCCTATGCTGAAGACCTGAAGGAAAAGCTGGACCCCTATGCTCAGGATCTGAAGGCCCAGCTCACCTCCCTCTATGAGTCCTTTGTCAAGACCAACTAA
- the apoeb gene encoding apolipoprotein Eb, translating into MRALAVIFTLAVITGCHARSLFQADAPQPRWEEMVERFWQYVEELNTQADGMAKNIKGSQLSRELDTLITDTMSELNTYSENLQTQLAPYASDAAGQLNKDLQLLTTKLQTDMNDAKERSNQYLQELKTMMEQNAEDVKNRINTYTRKLKKRLNKDTEEIRNTMTTYLGELQSRASQNADAAKDRLQPYVSQVHDGTNQKLEAFGGLVKSHAQEMSEQLELQAGVLKEKLEQTAETLRTSLEGHVDELTSLLTPYSEKIREQLQMVMDKIKEASAALPAQA; encoded by the exons ATGAGGGCTCTCGCAGTTATCTTTACTCTGGCAGTAATTACTG GCTGCCATGCTCGTTCCCTGTTCCAGGCTGATGCCCCTCAGCCCAGATGGGAGGAGATGGTGGAGCGGTTCTGGCAGTACGTAGAGGAGCTGAACACACAAGCTGATGGCATGGCAAAGAACATCAAGGGCTCCCAGCTTAGCAGAGAGCTTGA CACCCTCATTACTGACACCATGTCCGAGTTGAACACTTACAGTGAGAATCTTCAAACCCAGCTGGCTCCATACGCCTCTGATGCTGCTGGCCAGTTGAACAAGGATCTTCAGCTCTTGACCACCAAACTCCAAACTGACATGAACGATGCCAAGGAACGCTCCAACCAGTACCTGCAGGAGCTGAAAACCATGATGGAGCAGAACGCTGAAGATGTGAAGAACCGCATCAACACCTACACTCGCAAATTGAAGAAGCGTCTGAACAAGGACACAGAGGAGATCCGCAA CACCATGACTACCTACCTGGGTGAGCTGCAGTCTCGCGCTTCCCAGAATGCAGATGCCGCAAAGGACCGTCTCCAGCCCTACGTGAGCCAGGTCCACGACGGTACCAACCAGAAACTGGAGGCCTTTGGCGGTCTGGTAAAGTCCCATGCCCAGGAAATGAGCGAACAGCTGGAGCTCCAAGCCGGAGTTCTGAAAGAGAAGCTCGAGCAGACTGCGGAGACCCTGCGCACCTCCCTGGAGGGACACGTTGATGAGCTAACCAGCCTCCTCACCCCCTACTCCGAGAAGATCCGTGAGCAGCTGCAGATGGTCATGGACAAGATCAAGGAGGCCTCGGCAGCTCTTCCCGCTCAGGCTTAA
- the LOC129447975 gene encoding uncharacterized protein, producing the protein MKVFLILALVVFTGCQASLFNADEPKPQLERLTDRIKEELNNVKCALKPYFEYVITDPIKKGVDYIRSSVAPHAESLDTETLKDALLEKSGELREAMEQRLKEIQAQLEPLTEEFQEKMNLYTRELKAQLTSFYDFYIKSS; encoded by the exons ATGAAGGTTTTTCTGATCCTTGCATTGGTTGTATTCACAG GCTGCCAAGCCAGCCTGTTCAATGCCGATGAGCCCAAGCCACAACTGGAGAGGCTGACTGATCGTATAAAGGAGGAACTGAATAATGTGAAGTGTGCCCTAAAGCCCTACTTTGAATATGTTATTACCGATCCAATTAAGAAGGGAGTAGACTACATAAGATCGTCTGTGGCTCCGCATGCAGAGAGTCTGGATACTGAGACACTGAAGGACGCTCTGCTCGAGAAAAGTGGGGAGCTGAGAGAAGCCATGGAGCAGCGCTTAAAGGAGATTCAAGCTCAGCTGGAGCCTTTAACCGAAGAGTTTCAGGAAAAAATGAATCTCTACACCCGAGAGCTGAAGGCACAGCTAACCTCATTTTATGATTTCTATATTAAGAGCAGCTAA
- the LOC129447973 gene encoding uncharacterized protein, translating to MKVLVVLALAVFTGCQANLFYADEPKPQLEQLTDAFWSYVAKATHTAEETVQMIRNSQLGQEVNARLTQSADMASEYAVTLKKHVDPLTEELMTKITKEAEVLRERLGQDLLSVRDKLEPYADNIKSQIQQRVEDLRTAMAPYADSLDSETLKATLLQKSEELKGSVEESVKELQAQLEPYTADIKEKVDQHLQEFQKTVSPIAEDLQAQIAERAKMVQQSLAPYAEDLKEKLDPYAQDLKAQLTSLYESFITRN from the exons ATGAAGGTTCTCGTGGTGCTCGCCCTTGCTGTATTTACAG GTTGCCAAGCAAACCTATTTTATGCTGATGAGCCCAAGCCACAGCTGGAGCAGCTGACTGATGCATTCTGGAGTTATGTTGCTAAAGCAACGCACACCGCTGAGGAGACCGTCCAGATGATCAGGAATTCCCAACTGGGACAAGAAGTCAA TGCTCGACTGACACAGAGTGCTGATATGGCCAGTGAATATGCCGTCACCCTCAAGAAACATGTGGATCCTCTGACTGAAGAGCTGATGACCAAAATCACCAAGGAGGCTGAAGTGTTGAGAGAGCGTCTGGGTCAGGACCTGTTGTCAGTGAGAGACAAACTGGAGCCCTATGCCGACAACATCAAGAGCCAAATTCAGCAGAGAGTTGAGGACCTCAGGACCGCCATGGCTCCATATGCAGATTCCCTGGATTCTGAGACCCTGAAGGCCACTCTGCTCCAGAAAAGTGAGGAGCTGAAGGGAAGCGTGGAGGAGAGCGTGAAGGAGCTGCAAGCTCAGCTGGAGCCCTACACCGCTGATATCAAGGAGAAAGTGGACCAACATCTGCAGGAGTTTCAGAAGACCGTGAGCCCAATTGCTGAGGATCTCCAAGCCCAGATTGCTGAGAGAGCAAAGATGGTCCAGCAGAGTTTAGCACCTTATGCTGAAGACCTGAAGGAAAAGCTGGACCCCTATGCTCAGGATCTGAAAGCCCAGCTCACCTCCCTCTACGAGTCTTTCATCACGAGAAATTAA
- the apoc1 gene encoding apolipoprotein C-I: MKLYLAAAVLMLVLAAHTEAQEETLEQRFATFQTQVKEITENLAEKTKTAFDQIENHEYVVKTKSWLSEQFEKMKQKMSESFN; the protein is encoded by the exons ATGAAACTGTATCTCGCTGCAGCTGTGCTGATGCTTGTGCTGGCCGCACACACAG AGGCCCAAGAGGAAACATTGGAGCAGCGCTTCGCCACCTTCCAGACCCAGGTTAAAGAAATTACAGAGAACCTCGCAGAGAAGACCAAAACCGCATTCGATCAAATTGAAAATCACGAATATGTCGTTAAAACCAA GAGCTGGTTGTCTGAGCAGTTTGAGAAGATGAAGCAGAAAATGTCTGAATCTTTCAATTAA